GGCTAGCTTTGTAGGAATTCCTCTCTGTATAGATTAGCTTACTGCTTCTCAAGGCAGATTATTGCATGCAAGAGTATGTGTGGAAACTGACGCTTCTTCGACTCTGCCTAAGTCATTTCCCTTGATCAATGAATTTGGTCAACTGATTGTGCAAAGAGTAGAGAGTGAATCGGTTCCTGCTGTTCTGTGTGTAAACTGTGTAGCAAATTTGGCCATGCTCATAAATAGTGTGATATGAAACCCAAGAGTCACAAAGTTTGGGTGCCCAAGCTACCTAATACTACCGTGATTTCATCCTTCCAAGAATACAGCATTACATGGTTTTGGATTGTACAGACTTCCTTTTCATAAATTCCTGTCTCTACCTCCTCACATTGTCGCTATTTCATCTTGTCatcttttctagagaaattTCCATCTTGTCATCTATTTGAGCTTGCTTTACCACATCCTCAGGTATATGATTTAGAGGGATCAGGATGTTATGACTGATCTTGATGCTCCAAACTGATGCCAATGACAAATACTGGGGAGCAGTATTGTTAGAAGAAGATGACGGAGTCGGGAAACTATCAGGAAATTCGAAGAAGCAGAACAACATTACCATTCTACATTCAAGAAGATCCTTGCGTTAAAATATGGGATTAAAAGTTTTCTTTTTATCTCAGATCACATAATTTCCTTGTAGAAATGGGTATGAGCATCTTCCCAAAAATGCTTCAATTTACGCAGTGCCCCATCTGCAGCTTCTCAGGTGGTCAAATTGGTTTTCACAGTGCACTTTTGACGTTAAGCACATCAAAGGAAAAGATAATATGTGGTTGCTGATTTTTTCTCAAGACCTCCTCCGCCAGTTCTTATGTTCTCCCGTGCTTCAAGCTCAAACCCAGCACCTAAAATACTCACCAGGATTTTTATCCTTGAATGTTCCATGGACAAGGGAAGAAATTACAAGACAAAGGATGTTTCATGAAATTGAAGTTTTCAAACAGTATGGTGGTTCACTTTTGAgttacaccaaaaaaaaaactaaaataagaaacgaaaaagaaaataaatctcCAAACGAGGAGTAGACATTGCGTTGGTTTTCCACATCGGAATATTTGTCGGCTTCTTTGTCATCTCAGCGCGTGTTCCAGCGCGTCACAAGGCATACTTTTTCCCCATCAGCAGCTATACCTGTACGCGGTTGACAGCTTTTGTTATTAAGACACAACCACAACAAAAATTCTTCCCACTTTTCACTCTacaggggaaaaaagaaaaaggaaaaagcttTCCTACAGAACCTACGCAGTCAGTTGATGAGTTATAAAGACCATACAAAAAAACCAACTAATTACATTTGAGGGCTGTTTGGCGAATAAGTTTTCGATCAAGTTTGTCTGCTATAAGTTTTTAATAACTTTATCTATAGTaacatcaaaaaatttttaaaaaattttaaactatatattttaaaatatctcaaaatttacatatttcaaaaaattttcctacaacttctacagtaagttacagtaaaattttagataaacactcaaaaaactcatttgccaaACGGGGTTGAGTTTGGCTAACTTATAAAATTCTTTACTTATGGGTAAATCTTtgggttaaatgcaaaaaacttTCCTTGTGATTTGGTGAATGTTCAACTTATATCTCTATGATTTAGCAAACATCAATTTTAGCCTCTCATAGTAGTAagtgattaatttttttaaaatttggttttcattttttcttggaTCATATTAagggtattttttttaaaaatagttgGATATTGTAATGTTAGATTGCATTCTTGTCAAACTATATGTTCCTTTttataatttaaacaaaccttTAAAGAAGGaaatgtatatttcttttgtaggggacaattttcttatttctctaCTAGCATAAATTTGGTTTATATGTAATTTAGTCAAACTACAAAATTCGTTTAGTAATTTTGCCAAACCTTAGGGGAGGAAAATataattactccataaaaaaaaTACCTTTCGCCAATCACAACCAATTTACCACCGTCAGCGTCCAAGTTGGCTCAATCCATCACCGACTAGGCGCGTAACAGAAAAAGTCTTCCCAGCGACCTGAATCTTCCCTTCACGCTCCTACCTTCGGACGAGGACCTCACGTGTCTTCCTCCTCACTCCTTCAGTCCTTTCCCATTTTTTGTCGTCAAAGTTTAACAAACACTAGAAACCATTCCACTTCAAAGTAGGTCGTTTCACTGATCCCTTGTTATATATTACTTTCTCTAGTTGTTTTACTATCCACAATATGCAGTTGTATCAGTCAATGATGATCCagaatttataaaaataaaggaaaaaacagaaaaaaccacCTCAAAATCCCTCCCATACAGTAGCTGTTGCTTGTCAGATAAAAAAAGGTCTTTCAAAGTCAAACCATTTCTGGGTTTTCCCTGCTTCCCCCATAGTTATCGAAAATCCCATATTCAAATTGAAGTACTAAAAGTCTTGAAATTTCAGGGCTTTGCACTGGGGCCTTAGTTACCTAAAGTTCTTTTATTGATCAATTTCTTGAAGCTGAAGTTTTACTCTATTGAGCTCTTGATAATTTTTCTTGATATTGGGATTGTGAGATTTTGGCATTTTAGTTTGTTGAGttcttgatatttttttctATGATATACGAATTTTAGGAATTTTGTTTATAGATTTTTTTATGCATCATTTTTCTTGCTATGGGGATTTTAGTTTGTTCACCTATTGATAATTTTTCTTGATATAGGGATTTTGGGGTTTCAGCTTATTCAGGTGTTGATCATTTTTATTGAAATTGGAATATTTGAATTTTAGTTTATCGAGTTAGTGATCCACTTTCTTGAAAATGGAGGCAAAAACGTCGGTGAGATTTACATTAGGAAGGCAATCATCACTTGCTTCAGAAAGGTGGAGTGATGAGTTGGAGAGGGAaggtgatgatgatgaggaggatTATGAAGAAGAGGAATGGAACGGGGAGGATATTGATCCAGGGGTGAGGCTTATGTATGCTGCCAATGAGGGTGACTTGGATGGCATTAAGGAGCTTTTGGACTCCGGTGTCGATGTAAATTTCCGGGATATTGATGACCGGACAGCATTACACGTTGCTGCTTGCCAGGGGTTTAGTAATGTTGTCAAGTTGTTGATTGAAAATGAGGCTCAAGTTGACCCCAAAGATCGGTGGGGCAGCACGGTATGCCATCAAATCCTGAACAGAACTAAGCCATATTTGTTTCATATTTTTATGGTTGTAATTGTCATGTGATGCTTTCATGTTGGATGGGTATATTGTTTgcatttattactatttttttggATATCTTAACTTGGTAACTGACATAAAAGACTTGGGTATACAAGCTAGCATTATCAGTGTGGAATAATTGCAGAAAATGTCTCCTTGTTTGGATAGTAGCCCTCTTGTTATGTTGAattattctatttttttctgGAGTCATTTTGAATTGTTTAGAACATTGATTCCTTTAGTTAGGCTTGctaaattttttataataacTGGAAAGAGTTGAATAAATATTGTGCATTTTGTGTTGATCTTGAACAATGACTTACCATTACTACCAGTTGGTGCATGGAGTCCCTTGGAATTCAGAATGAAAAAAATGTAGTAAATATCTGTTCAAGTCAAGTAGTTGTATCAGTTGAAGCCAAATGTAGATTGCTAGCATTCCTTGGACAGAGTTGATTCTGTTTGTTTGCCATAAGAAATAATGGAGACAGAAAAAGTAATAATCCATAATCTGTCTGATGGTTGTGATGATGACATCTTCAAGTGTCTGATAGTATTCAAAATTTAAGGTGCAAATGCTTCCTAACTGTGCTTCTGAGCATCGTGTTCATATGTTTCATACATAAGTTTATACCATTATATTATGCTGTAAAAACTCTTTCTAGTTTGTATTTATGAGGCAGAAAAGGATTGATGCAATAGAAGAGAAGGGAAGAGGGATATTAACCATCGCACTATGTGTAGTATAGTTTTTGGAAGAATATCATTTAACAGTCTGCCGTCTTTCTTCCCTTAAATTCTGTGTTTCACGTCGACCTTAGTTTCAATGGCTAACTGAAAGCTTGAATCTTTCTCATTCACCTTGTATGTTTATCTTTTTCACAACAATGACGTCTTGGTTTAACAGCCTCTTTCAGATGCTATTCATTACAAAAATCATGATGTGGTCAAACTATTGGAGAAGCATGGTGCAAAGCCTTTGGTATGTCATTTGATTTTCCAGTCCCTGCCCTCTACTTTGGGTCTTTATAAGAGGATACACTTAACTGATATCTGTACGTTTGGATTCTCCTTATTGGATACATTTATTTAGATGGCTCCCATGCATGTCAAAAATTATCGTGAAATTCCTGAATACGAGATTGATCCTGAAGAACTTGATTTCACTTTTGGTGCTGAGATAAAGAAGGTAATAGATTACTCTTTGGTTTCATTTAGTGAATCCTTCATTCTTGTTTTACTTTCCCTTAAATATTCTGTATTATGTGATGCAAAATTGAATTCACAGTTATGCTATGTTATTAATCTGACCTATAACTACTTTATCTACTTATAAAGTGCTATTCTTCCATCCTTAGACTGAGTGGTTTTGGCCTTGTCAAGTTGAGGATATCAAGGAACTTGATTGAGGGCTTTGGCACAAGACCAGGACCAATTTGACTTTACACATCTAATGTTTTGATTGATTCTCACTTTGTAACGTTACTTTTATTTTGGAGAACTTATAACTTGAAGTTAGCAAAAGGTCCCAATCACCTTAGTCACCCACACTATTGATGGAAGTATGAAAACCTATACGTTTATATGCTATTTTTAGCAATTTTGAAGAACTGATGCCAATTTGATCCCTGAGAAGGAAGAGTGCCAATGTATGCATGCATGTGTTGTTCTAGTTTCATGGATAGTGTATGAAATGAGGGTAATTTGGGATTGTGTGCCCAAGATAAATGTCTGAGGTGTGGTGTGGCAGTAGTTAGTAACTTTGGGGCATCATTATACTTGTGTttgttctatttctgattttttaTGTATAGTTCTAGTGTTGATAGAACACTAGTGTTTGTTTTGATGTAATGGGAGGATTTCCTCTATTCTAAAGCTTTCTTTGCAAATTAATAGGAAAGTGTTATCATTTGCCAGAGAAAAACTTTAGGGCGTCGTGTGTCCAATTAAAAGTTTGAGCTGTGAAGTGAGGATAAGTACAGCTTTCATCTGTGTTGGAGCAATCTGTAATTATGTTTCTTCCTAACCATTGTGAGAGAACATTATTTCGCTTTATAGTCTTCAGAAAAAAACTACAGAGTATGcgacaattaataaactttgcTTGGAGTTGTGATGTAAAGTGGCTCTATGACTTGAAAGTGTTCTTTTTTGTTATCTTTGTAATTACAAGATCTTTTATTCGTTGTTCTcaacttaaatatttttgaactcTTGAGGGGAAGGTTGATGGTGAGTCTGTGAGTTTTGGACTCATAAGGTTTTATATTCTTGTTGGAGACTGTCAACTACTTATTAGTTTCAGATATAATATTGCAGTTTATCAGTATCATAAGATGGTATATGTATGTTTAGGACTCTCAGATTGTGTGGCAGCAGAGGAATCAGGAAGAAATGTAACTTTAATTATGTAAACTTGTCAGAAATAGAGACCTTCAATAATTTCCAATAAGTATACATTGAAACTTTTGTGTATTAAGCATTTTCAATACTTGGTAGAATGATATTGAAACATTTTGACAGATACTTTAAATAGCTACTTAATGCTTGAAAGTTTGTTGCAAATGTTAGGGAACAACTTTCGAAGAAGCCTCCTGGCGAGGAACAAAAGTTGCAGTGAAAAAGTTTGGAGAGGAAGTCATCTCTGATGAAGATAAAGTGTGAGTTGTTTATGttatatttttgttgtttttgatatttttcGTTTTATACAGTTGCGTTTCTCTATAAATTGTATGAAATTTGTGAATGTTTAATACCTGTGCAGGCGGGCATTTAGAGATGAGCTTGCTTTGCTTCAGAAGTTAAGACATCCAAATTTGGTTCAGTTTCTTGGTGCTGTTACACAAAGGAGCCCCATGATGATAGTGACAGAATATCTTCCAAAGGTACTTTTGACCCCTGGAATACTTTCAAAATGAATGCAATTTGAAACCAGATTAAATACTTTTTTGCTCCTTCTCTGCCAATTTTTGTCTGTTTTTTTCATGTCCTAATAGCTTTCACAGTTTAAAGATTGACTTTACAAATTTTCTTGTTGCCAATACAGAATTACTGTTGCAAGGATGCTTCTTCTTTTTAGTAGGGAAGCTCAACTTTTATTAGAAAGGAGCTTCAATTCTTTTATGCGTTACTTTTTAATGAACATAAATTAGATGGTCAGCTACATCTCTGAGCATTATCCTGCTTATCAATTTATTTGGTACTTTATTGCAGTAATATGAGTTTCAGTGATCAGCATCTTGAGCGTACAGCAATTTAGTGGTCACAGGATaacaaaaatatgtagaaaatggaTTTGCACAAGTTACTTGAGCATTTTGCTTGGTTATATTAATTATCCAATAATTGTCATTATTCTTCTCAAACATCATGTTTACAAATTGTTTTTCACTGTTGTCTAGTATGGAAGAAGGTAGCATGTAGGTGGTGAGGATGATGGAGAGACACTCTGTCAGCAACTTTTCCACTTCTAGATTTCTGTCCCTATCTGATTCATAGATGATATGGATTTTGTGAATAACATGATTTTCAACTTCCAAAACAATCCTATTTTTGGTATTATGTTGTGCTCTAATTCGGTGGCAGGAGGTTACCACAGTCCAAAAGTTAACTACAATGAAGAATAATTAGCTATCCATTGTTGAAGTTCAAGATGTCGTAATGATTGTTATCGCTGGGTGATATGGGTTTTGAAATTAACTGCACTGATAGATGTATTTAATCAATCCATTGTCATATATCAATGCATTGGGTTACGCTATCAATGCAGTTAATGTGGTAAATGTAATTTTCAATGCAGTTAACTCCATTCGCATAGGTAACCACATTAACGGCATTGTCACATATCAAATATGGATATCATAGATTACAGTTATGTTGTTCTTTAACTAGtcttttgaatatttgctaAAGAGATTTCAAATGTGGCAGATATTTAATTTATGAAGCAAATAATCTTATGGCATTATGAATATGTGACTAATGTTTAGAATAGTTAGCTCGATATTGATCTCTGTGCACCTCCAGGGTGATCTGCGTTCATTGTTGGAGAAAAAAAGAGCCCTTAAACCTACTATAGCTCTCAGATATGCGTTGGATATTGCAAGGTATGTAATGTACTCTATCTTCTGTACATCAATGACATAATTCATATGATAATTAAATTTGCAATCAAATTTTGGATTGGCATCATACATATGGTACATAATAGTAAATATGAATCTGGGATTGGTGTCTGTTGATGGATCTGTGGTTAGTAAATATGAATCTCGGATTGGTGTCTGTTGACGTATCTGGTGTTAAGTAGTAATAAGTAGTAATTGCCATTGGAGGTAGTGATCATggttattttctttcttttttttcctatgTACTTTATAACATTATTCAGAGAGCTGCTTGTTATGCTTAATTGTTAGATCCTGGAAAGATTTTCCTATAATCTTTGCTCAATTGCCAATCAACTTCGTGCATGTAATTCAGCCAAAATTTTGGCCGATAGagttgattttttatttataaccTTTGAAGTGTGGAAGGATAGAAGCGTAGAAGCATCTGTATAATATGACAAGCCCATAGGTATAAATCATGTTGTGTGGAGAGATACtttggttttattttttcaCTGTTCGGATTTTGTACTTCATGTTTGCTGGATTTATTGTTCTTGTACAAAAGTTCTTTCTTTATATCTACATGAAAGTCGCAAAGTTGATAGCTGTTGCTTGATTTGTTTGAGTAagctttttaattttgttcaggATATCAAAAGTTGTTATTGGTGAAAAAAGTGATAATTCTGATTTTGCAGCAGGATCTGAATACTTTCTTTTACCTTTGGCCTTGCAGAGGAATGAATTATTTACATGAAACTAAACCAGAAGCAATTATTCATCGACATCTGGAGCCTTCGTAATATTCTCTTCCTCAAATTCTCAGTTTcatatgcaaagaaaaaatGCTGAACTTTGGACATCCAGACATTTGGCTAATTGGTTTGAATTTATTGTTTTCGTTGTGTACACGTAATATGACAGAAACATATTGCGAGATGATTCTGGACATCTCAAAGTTGCAGACTTCGGAGTTACCAAGCTACTAAAAGTTGCCAAAAGGGTTAAAGAAGATAGGCCTCTATCATATCATGAAGTTTCTTGTGAG
This portion of the Coffea arabica cultivar ET-39 chromosome 2e, Coffea Arabica ET-39 HiFi, whole genome shotgun sequence genome encodes:
- the LOC113731123 gene encoding serine/threonine-protein kinase 12-like isoform X1; translation: MEAKTSVRFTLGRQSSLASERWSDELEREGDDDEEDYEEEEWNGEDIDPGVRLMYAANEGDLDGIKELLDSGVDVNFRDIDDRTALHVAACQGFSNVVKLLIENEAQVDPKDRWGSTPLSDAIHYKNHDVVKLLEKHGAKPLMAPMHVKNYREIPEYEIDPEELDFTFGAEIKKGTTFEEASWRGTKVAVKKFGEEVISDEDKVRAFRDELALLQKLRHPNLVQFLGAVTQRSPMMIVTEYLPKGDLRSLLEKKRALKPTIALRYALDIARGMNYLHETKPEAIIHRHLEPSNILRDDSGHLKVADFGVTKLLKVAKRVKEDRPLSYHEVSCRYEAPEVFRDEEYDTKVDVFSFALILQEMIEGCPPFYTKKAGEVPDLYAAKQRPPFKAPTKFYAHGIKELIEECWSQIPADRPTFEQIIHKLEIISNKFGHRSRWKVRPLKCFQRVEAMWKKDLDPSSRSTSSI
- the LOC113731123 gene encoding serine/threonine-protein kinase 12-like isoform X2, which translates into the protein MEAKTSVRFTLGRQSSLASERWSDELEREGDDDEEDYEEEEWNGEDIDPGVRLMYAANEGDLDGIKELLDSGVDVNFRDIDDRTALHVAACQGFSNVVKLLIENEAQVDPKDRWGSTPLSDAIHYKNHDVVKLLEKHGAKPLMAPMHVKNYREIPEYEIDPEELDFTFGAEIKKGTTFEEASWRGTKVAVKKFGEEVISDEDKVRAFRDELALLQKLRHPNLVQFLGAVTQRSPMMIVTEYLPKGDLRSLLEKKRALKPTIALRYALDIARGMNYLHETKPEAIIHRHLEPSNILRDDSGHLKVADFGVTKLLKVAKRVKEDRPLSYHEVSCRYEAPEVFRDEEYDTKMIEGCPPFYTKKAGEVPDLYAAKQRPPFKAPTKFYAHGIKELIEECWSQIPADRPTFEQIIHKLEIISNKFGHRSRWKVRPLKCFQRVEAMWKKDLDPSSRSTSSI